A stretch of DNA from Oncorhynchus nerka isolate Pitt River linkage group LG22, Oner_Uvic_2.0, whole genome shotgun sequence:
cttgagcgttgctgaggtgcacccatgaccagctctgacaccagattgcatagcggagaaggtacggtgagatttgAAATGGTTGGTAAGCTATTTGTGAACTTGgcaaggcagggtagaatagatttaggtctgtagcagtttgggtctagtgtctccccctttgaagagggggatgactgtggcatCTTTCCAATCTATgtgaatctcagacgatacgaaagaggtgAACCggttagtaataggggttgcaacaatttcggcagatcattttagaaatggagggtccagattttgcagctccttcagaacATCAGCCATCTGGATTTGGGTGGGGGAGGTTTGGGTGAGTTATGTGGAGCGCAGGGCTGTTGactggggtagccaggtggaaagcatggccagccttagaaaaatgcttattgaaattctctattgtggatttattggtgttaagtgtttcctagcctcagggcagttgggaggaggtgctcttatgcTCCAGGACTTTAGTGTCTCAGAACTTTTTGTAGTTTGTGCtataggatgcaaatttctgttaggAAAGCtatggctagctttttcaaactccgtgtgtatatttgttcttaacttccctgaaaagttgcgtatcacgggggctgttcgacgctaatgcagaacgccacaagatgtttttgcgctggtcaagggcagtctggTCTGGCgagaaccaaggactatatctgttcctaccttttttttttttaaaatgggGCATGCATATTTAAGAtgttgaggaaagcacttttaaagaatcagtcatcctctactgatggaatgaggttaatatccttccaggatacccgggccaggttgactagaaaggcctgctcacaagtgttttagggagcgtttgacagtgaggggtggttgtttgaccgcaaactaattacggatgcaggcaatgaggcagtgatcgctgagatcttggttgaagacagcggaggtgtatttggagggcaggttggttaggattaaatctgagggtgcccttgtttatggatttggggttgtacctggtgggttcattgataatttgtgtgagattgagggcatctagcgtagattgtaggatggctgaggTGTTACGCAtgtcagtttaggtcacctagcagcacaagctcttAAAATGGATATGGGGGGGGCAGGCAATCAATTCGCATATCGTGTCcaaggcacagctgggggcagagggtggtctatagcaagcggcaacagtgagacttgtttctggaaagatggatttttaaaagtagaagttcgaaATGATAGTACGACAGAgttctatctctgcagtagattgcaacaccgccccctttggcagttctatcttgtcaaaATGTTAGGGATGGAAATTACAGGGGTTTTGGTGGACTTCCTAAGCctggattcagacacggctaggacatccaggttggccgagtgtgctaaagcagtgaataaaacatacttagggaggaggcttctaatgttaacatgcatgaaacaaaggcttttacggttacagaagtcaacaaatgagagcgcctggggaataggagtggagctaggcactgcagggcctggattaaccacTACATCACCGgcgtaggatgagggtacggctaaaggctaacagGACTGGTTACTTGGTGCGTTCAGAGCAGAGAgttaaaggagcaggtttctgggcatgagagactagattcaaggcataatgtacagacagatGTATGGTAGGGTGTGAGTActttggaggtaaacctaggcattgagtaatgatgagagagattgtctctagagacgtttataccaggtgatgtcaccgcatgagtgggaggtggaactaaatggtaggttaaggcatattgagcagggctagaggctctacagtgaaataagatgatctctaaccaggacagtaatggacaaggcatattgatattagggagaggcatgcgtagccgggtgatcaataggggtccagtgagtggttgggctggctggagacacagcgattcagacagctagcaggccggggctgcAGGCCGGGgctgaatgacagtcatccaatatactGTATTTGAAATGATAAAATGTTTTATCGTCCTCCCTCATtttaaacggcactgaccgccactgttATGTGGTGCTAGTTGTTTCTCTGTGCTGTCCTATGCAGAGGAGGAACGGTACGCGTTTGTCAACTGGATAAACACAGCACTGGAGAATGACCCTGACTGCAAGCACGCCCTGCCCATGGACCCCAACTCAGACTCCCTCTTCAAGTCCCTGGGCGACGGCATCGTTCTTTGGTGAGACCATAGATTTATATAATTGTGTTCTGTATAATTCCTGCCCTTCAAGCCTTACAGCTCCTAATACAGCTATTTTTCCTTACACGTGGTGGTTTGAAATGGGGCATACATGTGTCTTCCAACATTAGGACCCCTCATAAACCAGCTGTTTATGTGCTCCTGTAGTAAAATGATCAACTTGTCGGTGCCAGACACGATTGACGAGAGGACCATAAACAAGACAAAACTGACACCGTTCACAATACAGGTCCTTACAAACTCAACCAAACTGGTCATATACTGTAGTTGACTGAGTGATTGTTAGATTTAGTCATTCCACCCCATGCTATTGTAAAGAGATAATTACTGTCATCTGTTTAATTTACATATGTGGGAGGGGCCTCGTTTCTCTTTCGTGAACGGTACTTCAAAACGGTCTTTGTTTCTGTTCGTCCTACAGGAGAATCTGAACCTTGCTCTAAACTCTGCCTCTGCCATTGGCTGCCACGTGGTGAACATCGGGGCTCTGGACCTTAGGGAGGGGAAGCCCCACCTGGTGCTGGGCCTGCTGTGGCAAATCATCAAGATCGGCCTGTTCGCTGACATCGAGCTCAGCAGGAATGAAGGTGAGGGGCTTTCACAGCACTATCACATCTTTGGTGACTCATGAACCTGgtatttaacaattgtattcctCATCACGGTACATTGACCTATTGCAAGGATCAAAGGTGTCGTTTTATGTCCGGTAGTCTGTCCTCAGTTTTGAAGTACATTTTTTTTTCATGACTGAAGACTTCTGGTCAGTGAGTTGTGGTGATGTAGCTGACTATGTCCTGTGACCCTGTCTCCTTCAGCCCTGGCTGCTCtgctgagggatggagagacccTGGAGGACTTGATGAAGCTGTCTCCAGAGGAGCTGCTGCTGCGCTGGGCTAACTTCCACCTGGAGAACGCAGGCTGGGAGAAAATCAGTAACTTCAGCTTGGACATCAAGGTATGGATGTGGAAAATCcatgtacattgacttcaatgtattttcaccccttaactttttccacattttgttatcacagtgaaattaaaatggatttaattgtgttTTTTGTCAATGACCTACATAATTCTCTCAGTGGAAGAAAATAATCTTGATTAGTATTCAACCACCTGAGGTGAAAATCaactttggcagctattacagctaTGAGTCATTCTGGGTTAGTCTCTGAACTTTCCACACCTGATTGTGCAAATTCTTCAAGCTTAGTCAAATTGAGTGTTCATCATTGCAAGACAAAGATTTTCTAGCAGATTTCAGTCAAAACTGTTaggctattgtcctgctgaaaggtaaattcatctcccagtgtctggaaagcagactgaagcagattTTCCTCTAGAATTTTGACGGGTGCTTCTCTCTTTTAAAAAAATCCTGAAACagcccagtccttaacaattgcaagcatacccataacatgatgccgccaccactatgcttgaaaatgatGGAGTGTGGTCCTCGAtaatgtattggatttgccccataaCTTTTTATTTggcaaaaagtgaattgcttagtcacattttctgcagtattactttagtgccctgTTGCAAACAAATGAATTCATTTTTATTCTATGCAGGTTAGTTTCCTTTTCACTCTTAAtttggttagtattgtggagtatagtattgtggagtaactaaaatGTTGATCAATgttgaatacctaggataggataaagtaatccttctcacccccccttaaaagatttagatgcactattgtaaagtggctgttccactggatgtcttaaggtgaacgcaccaatttgtaagtcgctctggataagagcgtctgctaaatgacttaaatgtaaatgtaatccagCCTCACTCTTCTCCTACCATTAAATTGTAACTGTTtttgtcaccattggcctcatggtgaaattcctgagcagtttccttcctctccggcaaccgaGTTAGGAagtacgcctgtatctttgtattgactgggtgtattgatacatcatccaaagtgtaaaAAGTTGACCATGCTAAAGGGCATAGTCAATGTctgctaccaataggtgccctttgagGCATTGGAACACCTTTTGTGTTTGAATATGTGTTTGACATTCATTGCTCGACTGAGGgcccttacaattatctgtatgtgtggggtacagagatgaggtaatcattcaactcatgttaaacactattgcacaaagagtgagtccatgcaacttattatgtgacttgttaagcaaattgtTACTCCtaaactaatttaggcttgccttaacaaaggggttgaatagttattgtCTTAAGGTTTTTATATTTGTATAACTGTCAAAAAACAATTACACTTTGAAATTATGGGGTTAATGCCAGtgaaaaatctcaatttaatacattttaaatttaggCTGTAATGCCACAAAATGTGTAAggagtcaaggggtgtgaactgAGTGCACTGTCTTTATGGTTAATGTAATACTATTCTCGTCTTCACAAAGAAGTGTGGGAACAATAGCTAAATCAAATAATGATGAATGTGCCTCAAACCAGGCTTTATCCAAATCTGGACTCTTAAATGTTCGCTTTGAAAGAATAGAAGGTTCTTTGTAAAgttaatttttttatatattatGCCTGTGCTTTGATTTCTGACTGACACTTTTCTTTAAGCGGACAGACCTTTCAACATGCTCTATGAAGTAACTTTACAACTTCCTTACTGTATAGGAATTGACAATAGCGTCATGGTCATTGTACTGTAATATTTTCTGTCATGGTCATTGCATACTTGTCCATTTGGGTTCCCATGTGGCCTGCACAGCCTTGTATCTCAGTGTGCTTGTTTTTTTTTCAATGCTGAGATTGAAACAAAGATTTCTGTTTCAGGACTCCAGAGCCTATTTCCACCTCCTCATCCAAATCTCCCCCAAATGCACAGAGGAAGACCAGCCACACACAGACATCAGCATGGCAGGCTTCAGTGTAAGAACTTTTATGGCAAATGTACAAATTCTATACACTGATAACATGGCTAAGAAGATTCTGAAGGGATACATGAAATGTTATTCACATGACCCTGTGGTGTCTATCTTATAGGAGAAGGATGACCTGAAGAGGGCTGAGAACATGCTTCAGCAGGCTGACAGGCTGGACTGTCGCCAGTTTGTCACACCAGCTGACGTAGTCTCTGGCAACCCCAAACTCAACTTGGCCTTTGTGGCCAATCTCTTCAATAAGTACCCGTCTCTCACCAAGCCTGAGGGAGAGGGCATTGACTGGGGCCTGCTGGAAGGTGGGTGTTGAGCTAGTCTGTTGGTCATGAGGTTGCTGTGTgatttctgttcagtatatattGTACTCCCCTAGACCTTAAAACCACTCAACAGCTCTTATTTTCTATTTAGGTGAGACACGAGAAGAGGGAACATTCCGGAACTGGATGAATTCCCTGGGCGTGAACCCACATGTCAATCATCTGTATGGGTATGTACCAAATTCAACTAATGACTTACATGAAAAATTTAACTGCCAATGACCTACTGCTCATAACATGCTCCCTACCAGTGGTGTTCATACACAGGGTAAGGTTTCTTTGGCTTTATTATCAATGAGTAACCTAAATAACTAGCTTTACTCTATAGAGACCTAGCAGACGCCTTGGTCATCCTTCAGCTTTATGAAAAGATAAAAGTACCCGTTGACTGGACCAACAAAGTCAACAAGCCACCATATCCCAAGATTGGGACAAACATGAAAAAGGTTGACTATtgtcaaataaaatatattttcctccATTTATTTTTACTTTGAAAGAATGCTAAATAATACTGCAGAACTGACTGTTTTCAACTATTCATAGATCAAAAGACCACAGCTCCAGTTCTGGAGAGGGACTAATTTTGTGTTTCTCTTGATTCCTACTGTGTTTTGTCTGCTCTCAGTTGGAGAACTGCAACTATGCAGTGGATCTGGGAAAGATGACGGCCAAGTTTTCTCTGGTTGGCATTGGTGGGCAGGACCTGAACGATGGCAACGCCACCCTGACGCTGGCTCTGCTGTGGCAGCTCATGAGGAGGTGAGTCTTGGCACTTGCTTAGATCAATATGTAACATACTTTTATAGCCAGGGATAAAATATGTAATTATTATTTCTGGTTGTTTATGGAAAAACGGAGCACAGGTAAAATAAAGATCCAGGATGAGGGCTGAAAGGAACATTTTATCCCAATTGTCTTACCGTCAATTACAGTTACCTCTGTTttcagggtggcagggtagcctagtggttagagcgttggactagtaaccgaaaggttgcaagttcgaatccccgagctgacaaggtacaaatctgtcgttctgcccctgaacaggcatttaacccactgttcctaggccgtcattgacaataagaatttgttcttaactgacttgcctagtaaaataaaggtcaaaaaaATTTTAAAAAGTCATACTGTCAAATATTTTGAAAATCTTAGTTTCCTGAAACCAAAAATATGCTGCTCCAATTTTAACTTTGCATTGTTACTTCAATACCCAGAAGTTATTTTATCATTTGTCCAGCTAGGCATGGTTATGGGCTGAAGTAGGTGGTGCGTAGAATTCCCAGTTTGTTCTGTTACAATACTACGATCTGTGGTGGTACTGTCAGCGATATTTGACATGCTTTCACATGCGGTTGCTTTTCGGTAAATCGGGGTCATAAGAGAAGGCAGCATATGGCAAAATGTTTTGTAAACCTGGCCCCCAGGCAACAGCACTGGAATATTGTTAATGTTAGTTCTTAAGCAGATCTTGATGAAGTTGATTTTTCCATTTACTCTTGCCTAATCTTCAGTGACTGCATGCTAACCACTGCTGAGTGCACCAGAAACTGCTCAATATACTAGCTAACACTTGACATCTCTCCTAGATATACTCTGAATGTACTAGAGGACTTGGGAGATGGCCAGATGGCTAATGATGACGACATTGTCAAATGGGTCAATACAACCTTGTCAGAGGCGGGGAAAACAACCAAGATCTCAAGCTTCAAGGTTTGTAAAGCTTTATTTTTATAtctcacacacatatatatatatacatacatacatacatacatacatacatacatacatacatacatacatacatacatacatacatacatacatacatacatacatacatacatacatacatacagtggggcaaaaaagtatttagtcagccaccaattgtgcaagttctcccacttaaaaatatgagaggcctgtaattttcatgggtgtacacttcaactatgacagacaaaatgagaaaagaaaatccagaaaatcacattgtaggatttttatttacatttacatttaagtcatttagcagacgctcttatccagagcgacttaatgactttatttgcaaattatggtggaaaataagtatttggtcaataacgaAAGTttttcaatactttgttatataccctttgttggcaatgacagaggtcaaacgttttctgtaagtcttcacaaggttttctcacacttttgctggtattttggcccattcctccatgcagatctcctctagagcagtgacgttttggggctgttgctgggcaacacggactatcaactccctccaaagattttctatggggttgagatctggagactggctaggccactccaggaccttgaaatgcttcttacgaagccactccttcgttgcccgggtggtgtgtttgggatcattgtcatgctgaaagacccagccatgtttcatcttcaatgcccttgctgatggaaggaggttttcactcaaaatttcacgatacatggccccattctttcctttacacagatccgtcatcctggtccctttgcagaaaaacagccccatagcatgatgtttccacccccatgcttcacagtaggtatggtgttatttggatgcaactcagcattctttgtcctccaaacacgactagttgagtttttaccaaaaagttatattttggtttcatctgaccatatgacattctcccaatcttcttctggatcatccaaatgctctctagcaaacttcagacgggcctggacatgtactggcttaagcagggggacacgtctggctcTGCAGGattttgagtccctggcggcgtagtgtgttactgatggtaggctttgttactttggtcccagctctctgcaggtcattcactaggtccccccgtgtggttctgggatttttgctcactgttcttgtgatcattttgaccccacggggtgagatcttgcgtggagccccagatcgagggagactgtcagtggtcttgtatgtcttccatttcctaataattgctcccacagttgatttcttcaaaccaagctgcttacctattgcagattcagtcttcccagcctggtgcaggtctacaattttgtttctggtgtcctttgacagctctttggtcttggccatagtggagtttggagtgtgactgtttgaggttgtggacaggtgtcttttatactgataaaaagttcaaacaggtgccattaatacaggtaactagtggaggacagaggagcctcttaaaaagaagttacaggtctgtgagagccagaaatcttgcttgtttgtaggtgaccaaatacttattttccaccataatttgcaaataaatcctatgtgattttctggatttttttcttctcattttgtctgtcatagttgaagtgtacctatgatgaaaattacaggcctctctcatctttgtaagtgggagaacttgcacaattggtggctaaatacttttttgccccactgtgtgtggtgtgtgtatagaaccatatatatataaaatcttAGTTATTTGACAGTTTTAGTATGCATCTGTTCTGTAGTGATACTCAGTCAATACATCTAATCAGCAGACCTAATGTGACACCACAAATTCTGACACAATACTTGAACTGATTTCCAAAGTGGGTATTTAACACTGTCTTCTCCCCTTGATTGTCAGGACAAGGAGATCAGCACCAGTTTACCAGTGGTGGACCTGATTGATGCCATCCAACGTGGCAGCATCAGCTATGACCTGGTCAAGACTGGCAGCCTAGCAGCTGAGGACAAGTTGGAGAATGCAAAGTAAGACTTCCACTGATGAACCTGTCCAGACAAACTTTGATATGGGTTAGTGACCTATAATAGGAATTCAAGCTTCAATTACTTACTGGTTTTTGCTATACTTCCTGTTAACCTGAAATATGGGGGTTGTGAAGTACAGTGCCtttgaaagtattcacactcctggactttttccatattttgttacagcctgaatttaaaatggataaaattgTGATTTTGTGTCATtggcctacacataataccccatcatgtcaaagtgaAATAATGTTTTTCAAAAAATGTACAAACAAATtaaaaatgaaagctgaaatgtcttgagtcaactaTTCAGCCCCTTTTTGTTATGGCAAGACTAAATGCGTTCAGGAGTAAATATTtgattaacaagtcacataagttagACTCTGCAAAATATTGactaacatgatttttgaatgactgcctcatctctgtaccccaaacaCAGaattctgtaaggtccctcagtcgagcagtgaatttcaaacagattcaactacaaagaccagggagattttccaatgcaTCGCATAGGACACCTTAAAGAAAACATTGACTATCCCGTTGCGttgttgaagttattaattacatgttggatggtgtatcaatacacccagtcactacaaagactaaggtgtccttcctaactcagttgccggagaggaaggaaaccactcggATTTCACCAgagaccaatggtgactttaaaacagttagtttTATGGCTGTGatataacaggatggatcaacaactttGTAGTTTCTCCACAATACTAATTGACAGAGCAAAAAGGAATCCTGTACAGAATAGAATATTTAAACATCATCCTGTTTGCGTTAAGTAATACAGCAAAAAATTTGACAAAGCTGTTaacattttgtcctgaatacaaagcgttatgcaTGTTTGCGGCAAATCTTATAGGAaaccctggttcagtctgctttccaccagacactggaagatgaagtcacctttcagcagaacaataacctgaaacacaaggccaaatattgcttcccaagacaacattgaatgtggCTGAGATAGCTCTgagtggttgtctagcaatgaacaacaaccaatttgacaactTGAAGAATAAAAATGTAATAATGAGTGGGCAAATGTTGCATAATCCATGTGTGGAAAGCTCTTTGAGACTTAAGGCACTTCGTGGTCAATCGGACATGCATTGGCCATGCAACATTTACGGTGATACGGTCTCTGTAGAAGTCAGAGCAGTCATACTACTTGCACTTCGCAGAGCAGCTTTTGGGAAGGGTGTGAGTtcagagtattcagaccccttgactttttcaaaattttgtttagccttattctaaaatgtattaaattttttttttttttcacccatcaatctacacgcaataacctataatgacaaagcaaaaacaggtttttaggcctcctgatatggcgcagtggtctaaggcactgcatcgcagtgctagaggcgtcactacagatccgggctGTATtgcagccggccgcaaccgggagaccTGAGGTGGCGTACAATTGGTCCAGCatcgcccgggttaggggagggtttggcctgccgggatgtccttgtcgcTAGAGAGTGATgggactcctgtggtgggctggacgcatgcatgctgacacggtcgccagttggACGGtgcttcctctgacacattggtgcggttggatccctggttaagtgagcagtgtcaAGAAGCAGTACTGCTTGGTGAGAAAGGGTTCACATTTTTTTCACACCTTTGTCTgctattacagcctcgagtcttgggtatgactacaatcttggcacacctgtatttggggagattcttctctgcagagccgTTCAAGCTTGGTCAGATTGTatagggagcatcgctgcacaactattttcaggtctctccagagatgttcaatcgggttcaagtctgagctctggcttagccactcaaggaaattcagagacttgtcccaggTGGCCTTGGCTGTGgggttagggtcgttgtcctgttggaaggtgaactttggccccagtctgaggttctgagcgctctggtgcaggttttcatcaaggatctcgctgtactttgctctgttaatctttccctcgatcgatcctgactagtctccctgttcCTGCcgtgatcctgactagtctccctgtccaccatacttcaccgtagggatgtggCAGGTTTCTTCctgatgtgacgcttggcattcaggccaaagagttcagtcttgctttcatcagaccagagaatcttgtttctcatggtctaagtcCTTTGGGGGACTTTTGGCAAAATCCAAGCAGCCGGTTGTGCCTCTCATTGAGAATTGGCTGCCATCTGGCCGCTCTACCATGaaagt
This window harbors:
- the LOC115105715 gene encoding plastin-3-like isoform X1 codes for the protein MAGKISSKDELEELREAFGKVDLDGNGSICDYELHELFKEANLPLPGYKVREIIQKLDSNKDNEISFDEFVSIFQELKSSDVAKSFRKAINRKEGILAIGGTSTQSSEGTQHSFSEEERYAFVNWINTALENDPDCKHALPMDPNSDSLFKSLGDGIVLCKMINLSVPDTIDERTINKTKLTPFTIQENLNLALNSASAIGCHVVNIGALDLREGKPHLVLGLLWQIIKIGLFADIELSRNEALAALLRDGETLEDLMKLSPEELLLRWANFHLENAGWEKISNFSLDIKDSRAYFHLLIQISPKCTEEDQPHTDISMAGFSEKDDLKRAENMLQQADRLDCRQFVTPADVVSGNPKLNLAFVANLFNKYPSLTKPEGEGIDWGLLEGETREEGTFRNWMNSLGVNPHVNHLYGDLADALVILQLYEKIKVPVDWTNKVNKPPYPKIGTNMKKLENCNYAVDLGKMTAKFSLVGIGGQDLNDGNATLTLALLWQLMRRYTLNVLEDLGDGQMANDDDIVKWVNTTLSEAGKTTKISSFKIRHPGPFAEKQPHSMMFPPPCFTDKEISTSLPVVDLIDAIQRGSISYDLVKTGSLAAEDKLENAKYAISMARKIGVCVYALPDDLVEVKSKMVMTVFACLMGRGMKWP
- the LOC115105715 gene encoding plastin-3-like isoform X2, with the protein product MAGKISSKDELEELREAFGKVDLDGNGSICDYELHELFKEANLPLPGYKVREIIQKLDSNKDNEISFDEFVSIFQELKSSDVAKSFRKAINRKEGILAIGGTSTQSSEGTQHSFSEEERYAFVNWINTALENDPDCKHALPMDPNSDSLFKSLGDGIVLCKMINLSVPDTIDERTINKTKLTPFTIQENLNLALNSASAIGCHVVNIGALDLREGKPHLVLGLLWQIIKIGLFADIELSRNEALAALLRDGETLEDLMKLSPEELLLRWANFHLENAGWEKISNFSLDIKDSRAYFHLLIQISPKCTEEDQPHTDISMAGFSEKDDLKRAENMLQQADRLDCRQFVTPADVVSGNPKLNLAFVANLFNKYPSLTKPEGEGIDWGLLEGETREEGTFRNWMNSLGVNPHVNHLYGDLADALVILQLYEKIKVPVDWTNKVNKPPYPKIGTNMKKLENCNYAVDLGKMTAKFSLVGIGGQDLNDGNATLTLALLWQLMRRYTLNVLEDLGDGQMANDDDIVKWVNTTLSEAGKTTKISSFKDKEISTSLPVVDLIDAIQRGSISYDLVKTGSLAAEDKLENAKYAISMARKIGVCVYALPDDLVEVKSKMVMTVFACLMGRGMKWP
- the LOC115105715 gene encoding plastin-3-like isoform X3; the encoded protein is MAGKISSKDELEELREAFGKVDLDGNGSICDYELHELFKEANLPLPGYKVREIIQKLDSNKDNEISFDEFVSIFQELKSSDVAKSFRKAINRKEGILAIGGTSTQSSEGTQHSFSEEERYAFVNWINTALENDPDCKHALPMDPNSDSLFKSLGDGIVLCKMINLSVPDTIDERTINKTKLTPFTIQENLNLALNSASAIGCHVVNIGALDLREGKPHLVLGLLWQIIKIGLFADIELSRNEALAALLRDGETLEDLMKLSPEELLLRWANFHLENAGWEKISNFSLDIKDSRAYFHLLIQISPKCTEEDQPHTDISMAGFSEKDDLKRAENMLQQADRLDCRQFVTPADVVSGNPKLNLAFVANLFNKYPSLTKPEGEGIDWGLLEGETREEGTFRNWMNSLGVNPHVNHLYGDLADALVILQLYEKIKVPVDWTNKVNKPPYPKIGTNMKKLENCNYAVDLGKMTAKFSLVGIGGQDLNDGNATLTLALLWQLMRRYTLNVLEDLGDGQMANDDDIVKWVNTTLSEAGKTTKISSFKIRHPGPFAEKQPHSMMFPPPCFTVANFRRAWTCTGLSRGTRLALQDFESLAA